One segment of Cohaesibacter intestini DNA contains the following:
- the addB gene encoding double-strand break repair protein AddB: MDAAPSIFSISPASPFLATLIDALIEGRLLPHFRADSPADLGRAIVYVPTQRTADALKEAFLPHLQSRGWQSVILPRIHVIGDMDEDLMPFKVAAGGDDGFWQLPTAMDSLQRRLSMTSLVHRWAQNYAREALSLSASETLHVSNTPSDAAYLAIDLLALIDAVHRERSDWALLEGLVPEDYSAFWQISLKFLETATSLWPDYLKALGLVDPVERRNAVLKAEIEAIKAHDGPVIAAGSTGSIPATADLLQAVAHHAQGALILPGLDFHLDEESWQAIGALHPAIGQAAGVAGHPQFNLKQLLDQIGAKRTDVVDLSSLSQTQSDRILLVSEALRPAETTDKWGESLGRLSDAMRQEALAGVALAEAENEQEEARIAALALREVLERPDARAALVTPDRALARRVLLELKRWKIDVEDTAGMPLAETPPALLLRLMVECVIDRFDPVRLLALLKHPLTSFGLPRSEVRRAARFLELQVLRGPRLGAGIAPIRKELFRKCEEAEKRHQSGDFKTEIWDLCAGLIDQLEASVAPLLVLTEQEDSAQFAQWVEAAIASLETLAADQEGTPDRLYDEAAGRALLSFFDRAGQWNEGSLPLDGRDVPPFLVAMMSGETVLSHGEGDPRLQLLGTLEARLLDVDRVVIGGLNEGSWPAETKSDAWLSRPMRAGMLLEPPERRIGLAAHDFAQAMGRAEVVLIRSLKTGGQPTVPSRWLQRLEAVSGPLARAAMRERGACYGRWAKALDAPQRTISLHRPEPVPPLDARPRHLSVTEIETWVRDPYALYAKHVLGLRPLDDIGTAPGGAEKGSIIHDILGDFTQSWTGPYDESAVEKLLELGREAFKRLEHFPELLAFWWPRFERIARWFVLDWEASRTGEIAGRYAEISGAITLPVRGGDFHLRGRADRLDISLDDRLHVIDFKTGTPPSAKQVLPGFAPQLALEGYMAKLGGFSDIPHGIEMADMAWIRLSGGRKPGEVKSGVEKDYAAEDVVELIGKRLLALITAYDDPSKGYPSRARPMFERFESPYDHLARVKEWSLHGEES, encoded by the coding sequence ATGGACGCCGCGCCCTCGATTTTTTCCATCTCGCCCGCCAGCCCCTTTCTGGCGACCCTGATTGATGCCTTGATCGAGGGGCGATTGCTGCCGCATTTTCGGGCCGACAGTCCGGCTGATCTGGGACGCGCCATTGTCTATGTGCCGACCCAACGTACGGCGGATGCGCTCAAAGAAGCGTTTCTGCCGCACCTTCAAAGCCGTGGCTGGCAAAGCGTCATCTTGCCCAGAATCCATGTCATCGGCGACATGGATGAGGATCTGATGCCGTTCAAGGTGGCGGCTGGCGGCGATGATGGCTTTTGGCAATTGCCAACCGCGATGGACAGTCTGCAACGGCGGCTTTCCATGACATCGCTCGTCCATCGCTGGGCGCAGAATTATGCCCGCGAAGCCCTGTCCCTATCGGCCAGCGAGACGCTGCATGTGTCCAACACACCCTCGGATGCAGCTTATCTGGCAATTGATCTGCTGGCCTTGATTGATGCGGTCCATCGCGAGCGCTCCGACTGGGCCTTGCTGGAAGGGTTGGTGCCCGAGGACTACAGCGCCTTTTGGCAGATCAGTCTCAAATTTCTTGAAACCGCCACCAGCCTCTGGCCGGATTATCTCAAAGCTTTGGGGCTGGTTGATCCGGTCGAGCGGCGCAATGCAGTGCTGAAGGCCGAGATCGAAGCCATCAAGGCCCACGATGGTCCGGTGATAGCCGCAGGCTCCACCGGTTCCATTCCTGCCACTGCTGATCTGTTGCAGGCGGTTGCCCATCATGCTCAGGGCGCGCTGATCCTGCCGGGGCTTGATTTCCATCTTGACGAAGAAAGCTGGCAGGCCATCGGCGCTTTGCATCCGGCGATTGGTCAGGCCGCAGGTGTGGCGGGGCATCCGCAGTTTAACCTCAAGCAATTGCTCGACCAGATCGGCGCGAAACGCACGGACGTGGTCGATCTCTCTAGCCTTTCCCAGACGCAAAGCGACCGGATCCTATTGGTCAGCGAAGCCCTAAGGCCTGCGGAGACCACCGACAAATGGGGCGAGAGCCTTGGCCGCCTCAGCGATGCAATGCGCCAAGAAGCGCTGGCCGGTGTGGCCTTGGCAGAAGCGGAAAATGAGCAGGAAGAGGCCCGCATTGCGGCGCTGGCCCTGCGGGAAGTGTTGGAGCGGCCTGACGCGCGCGCGGCTTTGGTGACCCCGGACCGGGCGTTGGCGCGGCGGGTGCTGCTGGAGCTGAAACGCTGGAAGATCGACGTCGAGGATACTGCCGGGATGCCACTGGCGGAGACACCACCTGCCCTGCTGCTACGCTTGATGGTGGAATGCGTCATTGATCGCTTTGACCCGGTGCGGCTGCTGGCTTTGCTCAAGCATCCGCTGACCAGCTTTGGCCTGCCGCGCAGTGAAGTGCGTCGAGCGGCACGCTTTTTGGAGTTGCAGGTGTTGCGCGGGCCACGGCTTGGTGCGGGCATTGCACCGATCCGCAAAGAGCTTTTCCGCAAGTGTGAAGAGGCGGAAAAGCGTCATCAAAGCGGCGACTTCAAGACCGAAATCTGGGATCTCTGTGCGGGCCTGATTGATCAGCTGGAAGCCTCTGTCGCGCCTTTGTTGGTACTGACGGAGCAAGAAGACAGCGCCCAATTTGCCCAATGGGTGGAAGCGGCGATTGCCTCCCTTGAGACACTGGCAGCCGATCAGGAGGGCACACCGGACCGACTGTATGATGAGGCAGCAGGCCGTGCCTTGCTCAGCTTTTTTGATCGGGCGGGGCAGTGGAATGAAGGATCCTTGCCGCTCGATGGCCGCGATGTGCCGCCCTTCCTTGTGGCAATGATGTCCGGCGAGACGGTTCTTTCCCATGGCGAAGGGGATCCGCGTCTGCAATTGCTCGGCACGCTTGAAGCCCGACTGCTGGATGTGGACCGGGTGGTGATTGGCGGGCTGAATGAAGGCTCGTGGCCGGCGGAAACCAAGAGCGATGCATGGCTGTCGCGCCCGATGCGGGCCGGGATGCTGTTGGAGCCGCCCGAGCGAAGGATCGGTCTTGCCGCTCACGACTTCGCGCAAGCAATGGGACGGGCGGAGGTGGTGTTGATCCGATCTCTGAAAACAGGCGGACAGCCGACCGTGCCCAGCCGCTGGCTGCAACGACTGGAAGCAGTGTCCGGTCCTCTGGCCCGTGCCGCCATGCGTGAGCGCGGGGCCTGCTATGGTCGCTGGGCCAAGGCGCTCGATGCCCCACAGCGAACCATCTCATTGCATCGCCCTGAGCCCGTGCCACCGCTGGATGCCCGACCGCGTCATCTGTCAGTAACCGAAATCGAGACATGGGTGCGCGATCCTTACGCGCTTTATGCCAAGCATGTGTTGGGCTTGCGGCCCTTGGATGACATTGGCACCGCACCGGGCGGGGCAGAAAAAGGCTCGATCATTCATGATATTCTGGGGGACTTCACCCAGAGCTGGACCGGCCCTTATGATGAAAGCGCCGTCGAAAAACTGTTGGAACTGGGGCGCGAGGCCTTCAAGCGGCTGGAACATTTCCCCGAGCTATTGGCCTTTTGGTGGCCGCGTTTTGAGCGGATTGCCCGCTGGTTCGTGCTGGACTGGGAAGCCTCTCGGACGGGCGAGATTGCCGGGCGCTATGCGGAAATTTCCGGCGCCATCACCTTGCCGGTGCGCGGCGGGGATTTCCATTTGCGGGGTCGGGCCGACCGGCTTGATATTAGCCTTGATGACCGATTGCATGTGATTGACTTCAAGACCGGCACGCCGCCAAGCGCCAAGCAGGTACTGCCCGGCTTTGCGCCGCAATTGGCGTTGGAAGGCTATATGGCCAAGCTCGGTGGCTTTAGCGACATTCCACACGGCATCGAGATGGCTGACATGGCCTGGATCCGTCTGTCTGGCGGGCGCAAACCCGGCGAAGTGAAGAGCGGTGTCGAGAAAGACTATGCCGCAGAAGATGTGGTCGAGCTGATTGGCAAGCGCCTGCTGGCGCTGATCACGGCCTATGACGACCCGTCCAAGGGCTATCCATCGCGGGCGCGACCGATGTTTGAGCGGTTTGAAAGCCCCTATGACCATCTGGCGCGGGTCAAGGAATGGTCTTTGCATGGGGAGGAGAGCTGA
- the tsaE gene encoding tRNA (adenosine(37)-N6)-threonylcarbamoyltransferase complex ATPase subunit type 1 TsaE, which yields MSDPTCPSSERNETVWSFCFASLDEAASVALAFDLAGVIGTGDCLALDGSVGLGKSTFARALLRGRAEDPALEVPSPTFTLVQTYDMPSDQEDQESLEISHFDLYRIGDFDELYEIGLEESWLQGVALIEWPDRAEELLPEDALWLQFEPGADDDRRKLTLSGTGAWGNRLQRLCLKRALLIASGWGGGMITPIKGDLSPRSYGRVSLSDQASQDSFEVDNAGAQKHAILMDMPAWPPGPILADGRAYDLVAHRVTALAPMVSISEGLTDLGLRVPNIHGVDLTNGLMLWEDLGGVTLADGPESPVAERYIATARQLAHLHSQPCPTAFDGTGGTHHLSRYDRAAFLVELDVFLDHYWPHVKGRACPQEERARFAALWAPLLNRLERAEQVLVLRDVQDPNCFWLRDAPDGQPVGFIDFQDCLIGPVAYDLAALATDARVTISDRLEEDILSAYHSARDITGESREGFAVLYCLCVAQRTMKNLGAFARAADQWNRPSYLAHIPRSLGYLRKALAHPRLSDLKDWYDSHQLDG from the coding sequence ATGTCAGACCCAACATGTCCCTCTTCCGAACGCAATGAAACCGTCTGGTCCTTTTGCTTTGCATCGCTGGATGAAGCGGCATCCGTCGCTCTGGCCTTTGATCTGGCGGGCGTGATCGGGACCGGGGATTGTCTGGCACTGGACGGTTCCGTTGGCCTTGGCAAGAGCACCTTTGCCCGCGCCTTGCTGCGTGGCCGGGCGGAGGATCCCGCACTCGAAGTGCCGAGCCCGACCTTCACCCTCGTTCAAACTTACGACATGCCGAGCGATCAAGAGGATCAGGAAAGCCTGGAGATCAGCCATTTCGATCTCTATCGGATCGGTGACTTCGATGAGCTTTATGAAATCGGCCTTGAGGAAAGCTGGCTGCAGGGAGTGGCCCTGATCGAATGGCCAGACCGGGCCGAAGAACTGCTGCCTGAGGACGCCCTGTGGCTGCAATTCGAACCCGGAGCGGATGACGATCGCCGCAAGCTCACCCTGTCAGGGACGGGGGCGTGGGGTAACAGGCTGCAACGGCTCTGCCTCAAGCGCGCCTTGCTGATAGCATCGGGTTGGGGCGGCGGGATGATCACCCCGATCAAGGGCGATCTGTCGCCGCGCAGCTATGGCCGCGTTTCGCTGAGTGATCAGGCATCGCAAGACAGCTTTGAGGTGGATAATGCGGGTGCGCAAAAACACGCCATCCTGATGGATATGCCAGCCTGGCCCCCCGGCCCCATTCTTGCCGACGGTCGGGCCTATGATCTGGTGGCCCATCGGGTGACTGCGTTGGCTCCGATGGTCAGCATCAGTGAAGGATTGACTGATCTGGGCCTCAGAGTACCAAATATTCACGGTGTAGATTTGACCAACGGCCTGATGCTGTGGGAGGATTTGGGCGGCGTCACCTTGGCAGACGGCCCGGAAAGCCCCGTTGCCGAGCGCTATATCGCGACTGCCCGACAATTGGCCCATCTGCACAGCCAGCCCTGCCCCACTGCGTTTGATGGCACAGGCGGCACGCATCACCTTTCCCGCTATGATCGCGCGGCTTTTCTGGTCGAGCTGGACGTGTTTCTCGATCATTATTGGCCCCATGTCAAAGGCAGGGCCTGTCCCCAAGAGGAACGGGCACGCTTTGCAGCCCTTTGGGCGCCTCTATTGAATCGACTGGAACGGGCAGAGCAGGTGCTTGTTCTGAGGGATGTGCAGGATCCCAACTGCTTTTGGCTGAGAGATGCACCAGATGGTCAGCCTGTCGGCTTCATCGATTTTCAGGACTGCCTGATCGGCCCGGTGGCCTATGATCTGGCCGCCCTTGCAACCGACGCCCGGGTCACCATATCCGATAGACTGGAAGAGGATATCCTGTCGGCCTATCATTCGGCACGCGATATCACCGGGGAAAGTCGGGAAGGCTTCGCTGTCCTCTATTGCCTTTGCGTTGCCCAGCGCACTATGAAAAATCTCGGTGCTTTCGCACGCGCTGCCGATCAATGGAACCGGCCTTCCTATCTGGCCCATATTCCTCGATCTCTGGGGTATCTTCGCAAGGCATTGGCCCACCCGCGGCTTTCGGACCTGAAAGACTGGTATGACAGCCATCAGCTTGACGGCTGA
- the addA gene encoding double-strand break repair helicase AddA → MAFDIPADTLLAQANASHPDYSAWVSANAGSGKTFVLARRVIRLLLNGTEPSRILCLTFTKAAAAEMSNRVFAELSGWTELSDAALKDKLTEIEGKAPSDATLQLARRLFARALETPGGLKIQTIHAFAERLLHQFPLEANVPAHFEILDDQLATELLQAALGHVMRSARLGKRPDWQQALNLLIDHMGDGDIQTALADLVRRRDGFGRFLEMSEGTKAAGGETGLEAALAALAQGLDLSPSDSLAALTASIPFGPGFDRDAIAALAPLFETGGKRDKDQAALMRVLLAADSEAVQVSLWQQIFRKKDGAAKADSTFASKKMREAEPSLSGRTDREQTRLDALADKSNALVTLEVSRALFTLADGVIGHYERAKAARGLMDFDDLILKAADLLRPVNAAAWVHYKLDQGIDHILVDEAQDTNPHQWAIIRQLGEEFFYGDSGRAENRTIFAVGDEKQSIYSFQGAEPKWFADMRRFFKQRANEAKKPFHDIKLRLSFRSTPHVLRSVDSVFSIESTYDALSSDKEATVHEPIRQRDPGLVEIWPLYEPVEQEIDEDWAKPLDAQGDLSPPVQLARTIARTVRHWIETGERLEGSGRAITAGDILVLVRKRGAFVTAVNRALKEEGLPVAGADRLALLDHIAVMDLLSLGDVMLLPEDDLSLAAVLKSPLFGLSEERLFDLAHQSGGRRRSLWDSLKKRAESGAAADADFAEIFAQLFRWQSQIDFQPPFDFFAQVLGPDGKRQAFVERLGPEADEVIDELLSRALDFEKTQTPNLQAFLAAMRQGGAEIKRDMGAADDQIRVMTVHGSKGLEAPIVFLVDGTGQPANARHHPHLVTLTHDDPDPLSDHPDLMVWKAPTANQPSPVKQSLSKLDREAEEEYLRLLYVGMTRAEDRLYLCGYRGKREASENCWYEVARRSLSDKLLEVAHPLSGDVVHRWQLEGSFVAKDGKQEGPKGADIPHAPLPDWLRQPASPAPTAQSMLQPSRAADMQEAEHSPVPTLGSDLAGTRTPQIHDWEPRRRGLLMHALFEHLPQVNQADRSAAADAYLARMASDMPAPARKALLEEVERLLDHPDYAALFGKDSLAEISISGQVVIEGEIRSVSGQIDRLLVEEDQVTLVDYKTNRHVPTDPRDIPFAYQVQLALYGHLLAPLYPGKAITCKLLWTASPAMMALSADQRHSALREIGVDLAIGS, encoded by the coding sequence ATGGCCTTTGACATTCCAGCCGACACGCTGCTGGCGCAAGCCAATGCCTCCCACCCTGATTATTCTGCATGGGTGAGCGCCAATGCGGGCTCGGGCAAGACCTTTGTCTTGGCCCGCCGGGTGATCCGCTTGTTGCTCAATGGCACCGAACCCTCGCGCATTCTTTGCCTGACCTTTACCAAAGCGGCGGCGGCGGAAATGTCGAACCGGGTCTTTGCCGAATTGTCCGGCTGGACCGAATTGTCTGACGCGGCGCTGAAGGACAAGCTTACCGAGATTGAAGGCAAGGCCCCGTCTGACGCCACATTGCAGCTGGCCCGGCGTCTGTTTGCGCGGGCGTTGGAAACGCCGGGCGGCCTCAAAATCCAGACCATCCATGCCTTTGCCGAACGCTTGCTGCATCAGTTCCCGCTGGAGGCCAATGTTCCGGCGCACTTTGAAATTCTCGATGACCAATTGGCCACAGAACTCCTGCAAGCAGCCCTTGGCCATGTGATGCGCTCGGCGCGGCTGGGCAAGCGCCCCGACTGGCAACAGGCGCTCAATCTGCTGATTGATCATATGGGCGATGGGGACATCCAGACCGCTTTGGCCGATCTGGTGCGAAGGCGCGATGGCTTTGGCCGCTTCCTTGAAATGAGCGAAGGGACAAAGGCCGCTGGTGGCGAAACCGGGCTGGAAGCGGCGTTGGCCGCGCTCGCCCAAGGGCTGGATCTCAGTCCCTCTGACAGCCTTGCCGCGCTGACAGCCAGCATTCCGTTCGGCCCCGGCTTTGATCGCGATGCGATTGCGGCACTTGCCCCGTTGTTTGAGACCGGCGGCAAGCGCGACAAGGATCAGGCGGCCTTGATGCGGGTTTTGCTGGCAGCCGACAGCGAGGCAGTGCAGGTCAGCCTGTGGCAGCAGATTTTCCGCAAGAAGGACGGTGCGGCCAAGGCCGACAGCACCTTTGCGTCCAAAAAGATGCGCGAGGCGGAGCCGTCCCTTTCGGGCCGCACCGACCGAGAACAGACGCGTCTTGATGCCTTGGCCGACAAAAGCAATGCCCTTGTTACTCTTGAGGTCAGCCGGGCTTTGTTCACATTGGCGGACGGCGTGATTGGCCATTATGAACGGGCCAAGGCGGCGCGTGGGTTGATGGATTTTGACGATCTGATCCTCAAGGCAGCCGACCTGCTGCGCCCGGTCAATGCGGCCGCCTGGGTGCATTACAAACTCGATCAGGGGATCGATCATATTCTGGTCGATGAGGCGCAGGATACCAACCCGCATCAATGGGCGATCATTCGCCAGCTGGGGGAAGAATTTTTCTATGGCGACAGTGGGCGGGCCGAAAATCGGACGATTTTTGCGGTTGGCGACGAGAAACAATCGATCTATTCCTTCCAAGGGGCCGAACCCAAATGGTTCGCTGACATGCGCCGCTTCTTCAAGCAGCGTGCCAACGAAGCGAAAAAGCCGTTCCATGACATCAAACTGCGGCTGTCTTTCCGCTCGACGCCGCATGTGCTGCGCTCGGTGGATTCGGTCTTCTCGATTGAGAGCACCTATGATGCCTTGTCGTCGGACAAGGAAGCCACGGTGCATGAACCGATCCGTCAACGCGACCCCGGACTGGTGGAAATCTGGCCGCTTTATGAGCCGGTTGAGCAAGAGATTGATGAGGATTGGGCCAAGCCGCTCGATGCGCAGGGGGATCTCAGCCCGCCGGTCCAATTGGCCCGAACCATTGCCCGCACCGTGCGCCATTGGATTGAAACGGGCGAGCGGCTGGAAGGCAGCGGACGCGCCATCACGGCTGGCGACATTCTGGTTTTGGTGCGCAAACGCGGGGCCTTCGTCACGGCGGTCAATCGGGCGCTGAAGGAAGAAGGCCTGCCGGTGGCAGGCGCCGACCGCTTGGCGTTGCTTGATCATATTGCGGTGATGGATTTGTTGTCACTGGGGGATGTGATGCTGTTGCCAGAGGATGATCTGTCGCTCGCCGCTGTGCTAAAAAGCCCGCTTTTCGGCCTGTCGGAGGAGCGGCTGTTTGACCTCGCCCATCAATCGGGTGGACGCCGCCGCAGCCTGTGGGACAGCCTGAAGAAACGCGCCGAAAGCGGGGCCGCGGCGGATGCGGATTTCGCCGAAATTTTCGCGCAATTGTTCCGCTGGCAGAGCCAGATCGACTTCCAGCCTCCTTTTGACTTTTTCGCCCAAGTGTTGGGGCCGGATGGCAAAAGGCAAGCCTTTGTTGAACGGTTGGGACCAGAAGCCGATGAAGTGATCGACGAATTGCTGTCACGGGCGCTCGATTTTGAAAAGACCCAGACGCCGAACCTGCAGGCCTTTCTTGCTGCGATGCGACAGGGTGGCGCGGAAATCAAGCGCGATATGGGCGCCGCCGATGACCAGATCCGCGTCATGACGGTGCATGGCTCGAAGGGTCTGGAAGCGCCGATTGTCTTTCTGGTCGATGGCACCGGACAGCCAGCCAATGCACGCCACCATCCGCACTTGGTGACGCTGACCCATGACGATCCTGATCCTCTGTCCGACCATCCCGACCTGATGGTCTGGAAAGCGCCGACCGCCAACCAGCCAAGTCCGGTGAAGCAGAGCCTGAGCAAGCTTGACCGGGAAGCGGAAGAGGAATATCTGCGTCTGCTTTATGTCGGCATGACACGGGCCGAAGACCGGCTTTATCTCTGCGGCTATCGCGGCAAACGCGAGGCTTCAGAAAATTGCTGGTATGAAGTGGCCCGCCGGTCCCTGTCGGACAAATTGCTTGAAGTGGCCCATCCGCTGAGCGGCGATGTGGTTCATCGCTGGCAATTGGAGGGGAGCTTTGTTGCCAAGGATGGCAAACAAGAGGGGCCAAAAGGCGCTGATATCCCACACGCTCCCTTGCCGGACTGGCTTAGGCAACCGGCAAGCCCTGCCCCGACGGCTCAGTCGATGCTGCAGCCTTCGCGTGCTGCGGATATGCAAGAGGCCGAGCACAGCCCTGTGCCAACCCTTGGTTCTGATTTGGCCGGGACGCGGACACCACAGATCCACGATTGGGAACCACGGCGGCGCGGGTTGCTGATGCATGCTCTGTTTGAGCATCTGCCACAGGTGAACCAAGCGGATCGGTCTGCGGCAGCGGATGCCTATCTCGCCCGGATGGCAAGCGACATGCCTGCCCCCGCCCGCAAAGCCCTGCTCGAGGAAGTCGAACGCCTGCTCGATCACCCGGACTACGCGGCTCTGTTCGGCAAGGACAGTCTGGCAGAAATTTCCATTTCCGGTCAGGTGGTGATCGAGGGAGAAATACGGTCGGTTTCCGGCCAGATCGATCGGCTGCTGGTGGAAGAGGATCAGGTGACCTTGGTCGATTACAAGACGAATCGTCACGTTCCGACCGACCCGCGCGACATCCCCTTTGCCTATCAGGTGCAGCTGGCGCTTTATGGTCATTTGCTGGCACCGCTCTATCCCGGCAAGGCAATCACATGTAAACTGTTGTGGACGGCCTCCCCTGCCATGATGGCGCTTTCGGCGGATCAGCGGCATTCAGCATTGCGTGAGATCGGCGTTGATCTTGCTATTGGTTCTTGA
- the trxA gene encoding thioredoxin, translating into MEKRHVMAIVNATDANFAEETQGDVPVVVDFWAEWCGPCKMIAPILNEIDTEKAGAVKIVKVNVDENPNTAAQYGVRSIPTLLLFKGGEPVAMKVGAAPKSDLEKWIETGA; encoded by the coding sequence ATGGAAAAGAGGCATGTTATGGCTATCGTAAATGCGACAGACGCGAATTTTGCTGAAGAAACCCAGGGCGATGTGCCTGTGGTCGTGGACTTCTGGGCAGAATGGTGCGGCCCTTGCAAAATGATCGCTCCGATCCTGAATGAAATCGACACCGAGAAAGCCGGTGCGGTGAAAATCGTCAAGGTCAATGTTGATGAGAATCCGAACACTGCTGCTCAGTATGGCGTTCGCTCCATCCCGACCCTGCTGCTGTTCAAAGGCGGTGAGCCGGTTGCCATGAAAGTTGGCGCGGCTCCAAAATCCGACCTTGAAAAATGGATCGAAACCGGCGCTTGA
- a CDS encoding bifunctional folylpolyglutamate synthase/dihydrofolate synthase: protein MEQAEAILERMIALHPKSIDLGLERMHVLLDKLGNPHHALPPTIHVAGTNGKGSTSAFIRAMAEAAGLKVHVYSSPHLVHFHERIRLAGSFVSDEALVEALQICEKANDGAPITFFEITTVAAFLLFSQHPADLLVLEVGLGGRLDATNVIDKPLASVITPIAHDHENFLGPDLEGIAREKAGILKPGVPAIFASQGDVVRKVLEAEARTVRAGPVLIGGQDWMSYEEHGRMVFQGERGLLDLPLPRLGGRHQLMNAGVAIATLKAVMPDFDDKAIEAGLINVRWPARLQRLAQGQLLDLLPREVELWLDGGHNPQAGLALASALADLEEKAPRPLHMIVGMLSTKDPSGYFTPFKGLAKEIITVPVSGSAAGIEPVELARIAQETGIPASAAGSLEEALKKLDLQKLQGAPRILICGSLYLAGAVLAANGTPPV, encoded by the coding sequence ATGGAACAGGCAGAAGCGATACTCGAGCGCATGATCGCGCTGCATCCCAAAAGCATTGATCTGGGCTTGGAACGCATGCATGTCCTGCTCGACAAGCTGGGCAATCCGCACCATGCCCTGCCGCCCACCATCCATGTGGCCGGAACCAATGGCAAAGGGTCGACCTCAGCCTTCATCCGCGCCATGGCGGAAGCGGCGGGCCTCAAGGTTCATGTCTACAGCTCGCCCCATCTGGTTCATTTCCATGAGCGGATCCGTCTTGCGGGCAGCTTTGTCAGCGACGAAGCCTTGGTGGAGGCCTTGCAGATCTGCGAGAAAGCCAATGACGGTGCACCAATCACCTTCTTTGAGATCACCACTGTGGCGGCCTTTCTGCTCTTCTCCCAACATCCCGCCGACTTGTTGGTGCTCGAAGTGGGGTTGGGCGGACGCCTTGACGCCACCAATGTCATCGACAAGCCGCTTGCCAGTGTGATTACCCCGATCGCCCATGATCACGAGAATTTTCTCGGGCCTGATCTTGAGGGCATCGCGCGGGAAAAGGCCGGTATTCTCAAACCTGGTGTGCCGGCTATTTTTGCATCACAGGGCGATGTGGTCCGCAAAGTGCTTGAGGCTGAAGCCCGTACCGTGCGCGCCGGGCCTGTGCTGATCGGCGGCCAGGACTGGATGAGCTATGAAGAGCATGGCCGCATGGTTTTTCAGGGCGAAAGGGGATTGCTCGATCTGCCTCTGCCACGCCTCGGCGGGCGTCATCAGTTGATGAATGCCGGGGTGGCAATTGCCACCTTGAAAGCGGTCATGCCGGATTTTGATGACAAAGCGATCGAAGCCGGGCTGATCAATGTCCGCTGGCCAGCGCGTCTGCAGCGGCTGGCACAGGGTCAATTGCTTGATCTGTTGCCGCGCGAGGTCGAACTGTGGCTCGATGGTGGCCACAATCCGCAAGCCGGTTTGGCGTTGGCCTCGGCCTTGGCGGATCTGGAAGAAAAAGCCCCCCGACCGCTGCATATGATTGTTGGCATGCTCAGCACCAAGGATCCGTCGGGCTATTTTACGCCTTTCAAGGGGTTGGCAAAAGAGATCATCACCGTCCCGGTCTCCGGGTCAGCCGCCGGAATCGAACCGGTGGAGCTGGCGCGCATTGCTCAGGAAACCGGAATCCCGGCTTCCGCCGCTGGATCTTTGGAAGAAGCCCTCAAAAAACTCGATCTACAGAAGCTTCAGGGGGCTCCACGCATCCTGATTTGTGGATCTCTTTATCTCGCAGGCGCCGTTTTGGCGGCCAATGGCACCCCGCCTGTGTAA
- a CDS encoding DUF1127 domain-containing protein, giving the protein MLDNVVKNYRQWRNYRDTVDELSRLSNRDLNDLGISRADITSIAREAARV; this is encoded by the coding sequence ATGCTTGATAACGTTGTGAAAAATTACCGTCAGTGGCGCAACTACCGTGACACTGTTGATGAACTGAGCCGCTTGAGCAACCGCGATCTGAACGATCTGGGTATCTCCCGCGCAGACATCACCTCTATCGCTCGGGAAGCTGCCCGCGTGTAA
- a CDS encoding nucleotidyltransferase family protein: protein MTTFSRPTTGMILAAGLGKRMRPLTAITPKPLIPVGGRAMIDRALNALIEAGGERAVINVHYLADLVEVHVRHRKDIDIKISDEREELLETGGGITKALPLLGDDPFYLLNSDSFWMEGSIPNLDLLAQHWLSDDMDGLLLLSPTVDAVGYHGRGDFQMDPFGRLRRRKPHEVSPYIYAGAGILHPRLFEGSVATPHSLNVQFDKAIESGRLFGLIMDGQWLHVGTPHAIPLAERAIAHSATRGLNT, encoded by the coding sequence ATGACGACATTTTCGCGGCCCACAACTGGCATGATCCTCGCAGCAGGCCTTGGCAAGCGCATGCGCCCTTTGACAGCGATCACGCCCAAACCCCTGATCCCGGTGGGCGGGCGTGCGATGATTGATCGGGCACTCAACGCCTTGATCGAAGCTGGCGGCGAGCGGGCCGTGATCAATGTGCATTATCTCGCTGATCTTGTGGAGGTGCATGTGCGTCACCGCAAAGACATTGACATCAAGATTTCCGACGAACGGGAAGAATTGCTGGAAACCGGTGGTGGCATCACCAAGGCACTGCCGTTGCTGGGTGATGATCCCTTCTATTTGCTCAATTCGGACAGTTTCTGGATGGAGGGGTCGATCCCCAACCTCGATTTGCTGGCCCAGCATTGGCTGTCAGATGATATGGATGGTCTGCTTTTGCTGTCCCCTACGGTGGATGCGGTTGGCTATCATGGCCGAGGGGATTTTCAGATGGATCCGTTTGGCCGTCTGCGCCGCCGCAAGCCGCATGAAGTCTCACCTTATATCTATGCGGGAGCTGGCATCTTGCATCCACGGCTGTTCGAGGGGTCCGTTGCAACCCCCCACTCTCTCAACGTACAGTTTGACAAGGCAATCGAATCGGGGCGACTGTTTGGCCTGATCATGGATGGCCAATGGCTGCATGTGGGCACGCCCCACGCCATTCCATTGGCCGAACGTGCCATTGCCCATAGCGCAACACGGGGACTGAATACCTGA